Proteins from one Oryza sativa Japonica Group chromosome 12, ASM3414082v1 genomic window:
- the LOC4351690 gene encoding BTB/POZ domain-containing protein At2g13690, with the protein MPTPGSSPVATAAAHRHRRSRRRHPQGPPPRQPWCCSFALDPLSAVHRSPAGTTTAAPPPHHRRRSKHAATTAPPLSRRMRSPGRVSPVDDATAYGGAAASASACSSARLSSVSECPPPPPPPLPRPRPPPPAVEALRIRLVSKGVILEVAEVERVRRECRVVGRILGGGGGEVAVEGKVEVEAIREAVEMMLEDADEAAAMRRLSRAGVARAIAVLEVSFSLMFDRGVTNCLKYLEAVPWSEPEEERIKSLLSQYPCNKTVSQDLLARLQPQEPSSSAELVVELMDSITKGTNNNARKDLRTLVDGILSRTSIYIKSDKELDMMNIYSICHTCLNCLVELFGEASDLGPSGQTTISVGKGPHERICKQVENLTWLLQILIDRQMGEEFVDLWASQNTLSTMHERFSPMVRYELSRISATIFIAMGSGKLHCTSTSRLGIFEAWFRPLLVDFGWLRRCPKGLNMATLEDGIGQALLTLTLKHQQVLFMEWFETFSGQGRECPNLMRAFQVWWRRSFVRSLGSSS; encoded by the exons ATGCCGACGCCCGGCTCGTcgccggtggcgacggcggcggcgcaccgccaccgccgtagccgacgccgccaccctcAGGGCCCCCCGCCGCGCCAGCCCTGGTGCTGCTCCTTCGCCCTCGACCCGCTCTCCGCCGTCCACCGCAGCCCCGCCGGGACGACGacggctgctcctcctcctcatcaccggcggcgaagCAAGcacgccgccaccacggcgccgccgctgtcacGCCGCATGCGCTCGCCCGGCCGCGTCTCCCCCGTCGACGACGCGACTGCctatggcggcgccgccgcgtcggcgtcggcgtgttCCTCCGCGCGTCTGTCGTCCGTCTCCgagtgcccgccgccgcctccgcctccgctgccgcgtccacgacctccgcctccggcggtggaggcgctgCGGATCAGGCTGGTGTCCAAGGGCGTGATCCtggaggtggcggaggtggaGAGGGTGCGGAGGGAGTGCAGGGTGGTCGGGAGGATTcttggaggcggcggaggagaggtggcggtggaagggaaggtggaggtggaggcgatcagggaggcggtggagatgatgctggaggacgccgacgaggccgccgcGATGAGGCGCCTCTCCCGCGCCGGCGtcgcccgcgccattgccgtgCTCGAG GTATCCTTCTCCCTTATGTTTGACAGAGGAGTCACCAACTGTCTAAAATATCTCGAGGCTGTCCCATGGAGTGAGcccgaggaggagaggatcaaGAGTTTGCTGTCCCAGTATCCTTGCAATAAAACGGTTTCTCAAGATTTGCTTGCAAGGTTACAGCCTCAAGAACCCAGTTCATCAGCTGAActggttgttgaactcatggaTTCCATCACAAAGGGGACCAACAATAATGCCCGTAAAGATTTGCGGACTCTTGTCGACGGTATATTATCCAGGACCTCTATCTACATAAAGAGTGATAAAGAGCTGGACATGATGAACATTTACTCAATCTGCCATACTTGCCTGAACTGTCTGGTGGAATTATTTGGGGAAGCCTCTGACCTGGGCCCTTCTGGCCAAACAACCATTTCAGTTGGAAAAGGGCCACACGAGAGAATATGCAAGCAAGTTGAGAACCTCACCTGGTTGCTGCAGATTCTGATAGACAGGCAGATGGGTGAGGAATTTGTGGACCTATGGGCCAGCCAGAACACACTCAGTACCATGCATGAACGTTTTTCGCCTATGGTACGTTACGAGCTCAGCCGGATTTCAGCCACAATTTTCATTGCCATGGGGAGTGGGAAGCTCCACTGCACCAGCACGTCGCGGCTTGGCATCTTCGAAGCATGGTTCAGGCCATTGCTGGTGGATTTTGGGTGGCTCAGGAGGTGCCCAAAGGGCCTCAACATGGCAACCCTGGAGGATGGAATTGGGCAAGCTTTGCTGACACTCACCTTGAAGCATCAGCAGGTGCTGTTCATGGAGTGGTTTGAGACATTCAGTGGGCAAGGCAGGGAATGCCCAAATCTGATGAGGGCTTTCCAGGTCTGGTGGAGACGATCATTCGTAAGATCCCTAGGTAGCAGCAGCTGA